A genomic window from Vanessa cardui chromosome Z, ilVanCard2.1, whole genome shotgun sequence includes:
- the LOC124543367 gene encoding uncharacterized protein LOC124543367, translating to MSAKGTQVQAKPKSSTKPGLCPHLCNLVPKNVPLPGVAQSVLHPKKDVFLLKVAKVGPNGDRRCKMELELVTPKGPDKSSPYRYDTRETQCEPESAPCTCVKQKKKKK from the exons ATGAGCGCTAAAGGTACCCAAGTCCAAGCCAAACCCAAGTCTTCAACAAAACCGGGACTTTGTCCGCATTTATGTAACCTAGTTCCCAAAAATGTGCCTCTCCCTGGAGTCGCACAGTCGGTTTTGCACCCGAAAAAGGATGTATTTCTACTAAAG gtAGCAAAAGTAGGTCCCAATGGTGACCGTCGCTGCAAGATGGAGCTAGAACTAGTGACACCCAAGGGTCCCGATAAGAGCAGCCCATACCGTTACGATACTCGGGAGACTCAATGCGAACCGGAATCGGCGCCTTGCACCTgtgtaaaacaaaagaagaagaaaaaataa